One region of Malania oleifera isolate guangnan ecotype guangnan chromosome 6, ASM2987363v1, whole genome shotgun sequence genomic DNA includes:
- the LOC131158034 gene encoding mediator of RNA polymerase II transcription subunit 19a-like: MDLEGKKFGRGPRELTGAVDLINHYKLLPHHEFFCKKSLPLSISDTHYLHNVVGDTEIRKGEGMQLDQLIENTSYSRDSNARIQPFDLDILSEAFQLRETTPVDLPPAEKGVPTISGKSRSESKDKERKHKKHRDKDKEKDKEHKKHRHRHKDRSRDKDKEKKKDRSGHHDSGADHSKKHHEKKRKHGGDEDLSDMHRHKKSKHKSSKIDEMGAIKVAG; the protein is encoded by the exons GGCCAAGGGAACTAACTGGTGCCGTGGATCTTATAAACCATTACAAGTTGCTGCCTCACCATGAGTTTTTCTGCAAGAAATCACTTCCTTTGTCAATTTCAGACACACACTATCTTCACAATGTAGTGGGTGATACGGAAATCAGGAAAGGGGAGGGAATGCAATTGGATCAGCTTATTGAGAATACTTCCTATTCAAGAGATTCAAATGCACGAATACAGCCGTTTGACCTAGACATTCTAAGCGAAGCTTTTCAACTGAGAGAGACAACACCTGTTGATCTGCCTCCT GCAGAGAAAGGGGTTCCCACCATTTCAGGAAAATCTAGAAGTGAGTCCAAAGACAAGGAGAGGAAGCACAAAAAGCACAGGGACAAAGATAAAGAGAAGGATAAGGAACATAAGAAGCACAGACACCGTCATAAAGATCGAAGTAGAGATAAGGACAAGGAGAAAAAAAAGGATAGAAGTGGGCATCATGATTCTGGTGCTGATCACTCAAAGAAACACCACGAAAAG AAGAGGAAGCATGGCGGTGATGAAGATCTTAGTGACATGCACAGACACAAGAAAAGTAAG CATAAGAGCTCAAAGATTGACGAGATGGGTGCCATAAAGGTAGCAGGCTGA